Proteins from one Desulfonema limicola genomic window:
- a CDS encoding cobalamin B12-binding domain-containing protein encodes MDNINKILDKFEHSLLSVDRLAAAHLLTESLKENTPVDISDKIICPVLDRIGEKWEKGETALSQIYMSGIICEELVNSFFPDLDMSKDKSIPIGIVTFEDFHILGKQIVKSILKSGGFYVHDFGQGVYAEELIQKIRDNKIRILLISTLMLPSALHIKDLRSKMDNLGMDIKIAVGGAPFRFDTDLWKQIGADAVGMTAFEGLKIVKKMTKELQ; translated from the coding sequence ATGGATAACATTAACAAAATACTTGATAAATTTGAACACAGTCTTTTATCTGTTGACCGTCTGGCAGCAGCTCATCTCCTGACTGAATCATTAAAGGAGAATACACCTGTTGATATTTCAGATAAAATCATCTGTCCTGTCCTGGATAGAATAGGAGAAAAGTGGGAAAAAGGGGAAACTGCCCTGTCTCAGATATATATGAGCGGCATTATATGTGAAGAACTGGTTAATTCTTTTTTCCCTGATCTTGATATGTCAAAAGATAAATCCATACCAATAGGGATTGTTACTTTTGAAGATTTTCATATTCTGGGCAAACAGATTGTTAAATCCATTCTTAAATCCGGCGGTTTTTATGTTCATGATTTTGGACAGGGGGTATATGCTGAGGAGCTTATACAAAAAATCAGGGATAATAAAATCCGTATTTTACTTATTTCAACCTTGATGCTGCCTTCTGCCCTGCATATTAAAGATTTAAGATCAAAAATGGATAATCTTGGTATGGATATTAAAATTGCAGTAGGCGGGGCACCTTTTCGTTTTGATACAGATTTGTGGAAACAAATAGGCGCTGATGCTGTGGGTATGACAGCTTTTGAAGGTTTAAAAATTGTAAAAAAGATGACAAAGGAGTTACAATGA
- a CDS encoding ATP-binding protein, with amino-acid sequence MMNYEDIEKLRSELLDTKKKLADYAMMHNMLNRISSIESESDVIKGIYEVFTILCAPAQLIYFPVVQGAFDQKEYLDKNFLHQEQEIQELINSDIDYVWADSQKGFFLKIKHINEPIGIIKIHEFTFPEYRHHYLNLALSITQVLGLAIDNSRKYNKLKQAKEEINKARKAADTANQAKSDFLANMSHELRTPLNGILGYAQILKMDGCLTSPQKSGIDVIERSGKHLLNLINEILDLSKIEARKMEINSSDFYLSVFLNSVVNMIKVHAEKKNIEFHADIAQDIPQTVRGDEKRLGQVLLNLLSNAVKFTHKGEVAFHVFKSGSRIFFKVSDSGIGIAQDDLENIFLPFKQVGRHARTIEGTGLGLSISRKLVRLMGGELNVQSEQDKGSVFSFDLELPEVSDPDEMRIIENRSITGFKGKKKKILVIDDLLENRSVLMGLLLPLGFEVVEAVNGRDGLDLAYEFMPDLVLIDLVMPVMDGFEAVRLMRKSNQLKNVKIIAVSASTSLSHQEIISKSNFDDFIRKPVDFDEVFKALETCLELEWIYGENICREPDCISDNLKLVLPGRSDLESIYQYTRNGDIMKIRQKIDEIQAKDVQYALFAKEMGKLALSFQIKEIREKIKGYLDTDHE; translated from the coding sequence ATGATGAATTATGAAGATATTGAAAAACTCAGATCAGAGCTTTTAGATACAAAGAAAAAACTGGCTGATTATGCCATGATGCACAACATGTTAAACAGGATATCCTCTATTGAGTCCGAATCTGATGTTATTAAAGGAATTTATGAAGTTTTTACCATTCTCTGCGCTCCTGCCCAGCTCATTTATTTTCCTGTTGTTCAAGGGGCTTTTGATCAAAAAGAGTATTTGGATAAGAATTTTTTACACCAGGAACAAGAAATACAGGAATTAATTAATTCAGATATTGATTATGTATGGGCAGATTCCCAAAAAGGTTTTTTCCTTAAAATCAAGCATATTAATGAACCAATTGGCATTATTAAAATACATGAATTTACTTTTCCTGAATACAGGCATCATTATCTTAATTTAGCCCTCAGTATTACTCAGGTATTAGGCCTGGCAATTGATAATTCAAGAAAATATAATAAACTCAAACAGGCAAAAGAGGAAATAAACAAGGCAAGAAAAGCAGCAGATACTGCCAACCAGGCAAAAAGCGATTTTCTTGCCAATATGAGCCATGAACTTCGTACCCCTTTAAATGGTATCCTGGGATATGCACAAATCCTGAAAATGGATGGATGTCTTACAAGTCCTCAGAAATCAGGTATTGATGTAATTGAACGCAGTGGTAAACATCTTTTGAACCTGATAAATGAAATTCTGGATCTTTCAAAAATAGAAGCCAGAAAAATGGAAATTAACAGCTCTGATTTTTATTTATCTGTTTTTCTCAATTCTGTTGTTAATATGATTAAGGTTCATGCTGAAAAAAAGAATATTGAATTTCACGCAGATATTGCACAAGATATTCCCCAGACTGTCCGGGGTGATGAAAAAAGACTGGGACAGGTTTTGCTTAATCTTTTAAGCAATGCTGTTAAATTTACACATAAAGGCGAAGTAGCGTTTCATGTGTTTAAATCAGGCTCGAGAATATTCTTTAAGGTTTCAGATTCAGGTATTGGGATTGCACAGGATGATCTGGAAAATATTTTTTTACCTTTCAAGCAGGTTGGCAGACATGCCAGGACAATTGAAGGAACAGGACTCGGTCTGTCCATAAGCCGGAAACTTGTCAGGCTTATGGGCGGTGAATTAAATGTACAAAGTGAACAAGACAAAGGAAGTGTGTTTAGTTTTGACCTGGAACTTCCTGAAGTATCTGATCCTGATGAAATGAGAATCATTGAAAACCGTTCCATAACCGGTTTTAAAGGAAAAAAGAAAAAAATCCTGGTAATTGACGATTTATTGGAAAACCGCAGTGTATTAATGGGCCTGCTGCTTCCCCTGGGTTTTGAAGTTGTTGAAGCTGTAAACGGAAGAGACGGGCTTGACCTGGCATATGAATTTATGCCTGATCTTGTTTTAATTGATCTTGTCATGCCTGTCATGGATGGATTTGAAGCAGTCCGTTTAATGAGAAAATCAAATCAATTAAAGAATGTTAAAATAATTGCTGTTTCTGCAAGTACATCCCTTTCACACCAGGAGATAATATCTAAAAGCAATTTTGATGATTTTATACGAAAACCTGTTGATTTTGATGAGGTTTTTAAAGCCTTGGAAACCTGCCTGGAACTTGAGTGGATTTATGGGGAAAATATATGCAGAGAACCAGACTGCATTTCTGATAATTTAAAACTGGTTCTTCCTGGAAGATCAGACCTTGAGTCTATTTACCAATATACAAGAAACGGGGACATTATGAAAATCCGCCAAAAAATTGATGAGATTCAGGCAAAAGATGTCCAGTATGCTCTTTTTGCAAAGGAAATGGGTAAACTGGCACTGTCGTTTCAGATAAAAGAAATTCGTGAGAAAATTAAAGGATATTTAGATACAGACCATGAATAA
- a CDS encoding uroporphyrinogen decarboxylase family protein, producing the protein MNRNTMTPMQRVLTALSHKEPDRVPLFLLPTMHGAKELGISIKEYFSKPEYVAQGQLCLLEKYDNDCLSAFFYGSLEVEAWGAEVIYSDDGPPNSGQPFIRKISDIKNLEVPEIAETPCLIKVLETIKILKSKAADKVPIIGVAISPFSLPVMQLGFNRYIKLMYENHELFQQLMKINEKFCIKWANAQLQAGAAAICYFDPVSSSTITTRDMYLKTGFKIAKRTLAGIQGPAATHMASGRSISIINDIVKTGTAAIAVSCDEDIGQIKSMCKNKVSVMGNLNGIEMAGWTPETAEQKVKQVISRAAHGGGFILTDNHGEIPFQVKDEVLYAISNAVHKWGKYPIQNNFA; encoded by the coding sequence ATGAATAGAAACACCATGACACCAATGCAAAGGGTTTTGACAGCACTTTCCCATAAAGAACCCGACCGTGTTCCCTTGTTCCTGCTGCCAACCATGCACGGAGCCAAAGAACTGGGCATTTCTATCAAAGAGTATTTTTCAAAACCAGAATATGTTGCACAGGGCCAGCTCTGCCTGCTTGAAAAATATGATAATGACTGTCTTTCTGCCTTTTTTTACGGTTCTCTGGAAGTTGAAGCCTGGGGTGCTGAGGTGATCTATTCTGATGACGGGCCTCCTAATTCAGGTCAACCTTTTATCCGCAAAATTTCAGATATAAAAAATCTTGAGGTTCCTGAAATTGCCGAAACTCCCTGCCTGATAAAGGTTCTTGAAACAATTAAGATACTCAAGTCAAAGGCAGCAGACAAGGTTCCCATTATAGGTGTGGCTATATCACCTTTTTCCCTTCCTGTAATGCAGCTGGGGTTTAACAGATATATAAAACTTATGTATGAAAATCATGAACTTTTTCAGCAGTTGATGAAAATAAATGAAAAGTTCTGCATTAAATGGGCAAATGCACAATTACAGGCAGGTGCAGCAGCCATATGTTATTTTGACCCTGTTTCATCATCAACCATTACCACTAGGGATATGTATTTAAAAACAGGTTTTAAAATTGCAAAAAGAACACTTGCCGGAATACAGGGCCCGGCCGCAACCCATATGGCTTCAGGAAGGAGTATTTCCATTATCAATGATATTGTTAAAACAGGAACTGCTGCTATTGCCGTGAGCTGTGATGAAGATATTGGTCAAATAAAATCCATGTGCAAAAACAAGGTCAGTGTTATGGGTAATTTAAACGGCATAGAAATGGCAGGATGGACACCTGAAACTGCTGAACAAAAAGTCAAACAGGTTATTTCCAGGGCAGCACACGGCGGAGGCTTTATCCTTACTGATAATCATGGAGAAATACCTTTCCAGGTAAAGGATGAAGTTTTGTATGCCATATCCAATGCAGTTCATAAATGGGGTAAATATCCCATTCAAAATAATTTTGCCTGA
- a CDS encoding HAD-IIB family hydrolase, with product MKKKGLYIQMFSIHGLLRAENMEMGRDADTGGQINYVVELARALSQIKNVRQIDLFTRLISDKTVSEDYSRPVEQVNEKFRIVRIRCGGLKYIRKELLWPHLDEYVDKTISFIKKENMLPDIVHGHYPDAGYIAMELAQMFGIPFIYTGHSLGRVKKQKLLAQGMKEADIIKKFRIDTRIEKEEDILEFADMVITSTNQEIKEQYGMYRNKDLPSYILIPPGLDIEKFYPYYHDLLPENEKDEDAMYAKASVIKELDRFFTYPDKPLILSICRPDKRKNIQGLVKAYGEDKELQLMANLAIFAGIRKDIVQMEENEKNVLTEMLLLMDKYDLYGKMAIPKKHNFQHEVPELYRITGTKRGVFINPALTEPFGLTLLEASAAGVPIVATNDGGPNDIIKNCQNGLLVDPEDTKAIAGALKKIITEPDKWDVYSKNGIQNVRKFYTWLYHGEQYLKQIEKLFSKIKEPGIEKTRHLNPIGKRLASLNHFIVSDIDNTLIGEHNPGLEELIKLLDQEKNRIGFAVATGRTVNSAVEYLQEHNVPVPDIVISSVGSEIYYGKILHYDKGWETHISSKWKRDRIFNLLKQFDFLEYQEESCQRQFKISYNMEPGKDRLTAIHNLLLKNKCRSHLVYSHEKYLDILPYRASKGKAIRYLSYKWEIPLNNFLVCGDSGNDEEMLRGEPLGVVVGNFSPELQNLKGHRRIYFANQNCALGILEAVKKYNFLEKTKN from the coding sequence ATGAAAAAAAAAGGTTTATACATACAAATGTTCAGTATTCACGGTCTGTTACGCGCAGAAAATATGGAAATGGGACGCGATGCAGATACAGGGGGACAGATTAATTATGTTGTGGAACTTGCACGGGCACTTTCACAAATAAAAAATGTCAGGCAGATTGATCTTTTTACACGCCTGATTTCCGATAAAACAGTTTCAGAAGACTATTCCCGGCCGGTTGAACAGGTAAATGAAAAATTCCGTATAGTCAGAATACGATGCGGAGGACTTAAATATATCCGCAAAGAACTGCTGTGGCCCCATCTGGATGAATATGTTGACAAAACAATAAGCTTTATAAAAAAAGAAAACATGCTGCCAGATATAGTCCATGGTCATTATCCTGATGCCGGATATATTGCAATGGAACTGGCTCAGATGTTTGGAATTCCTTTTATATATACAGGCCATTCCCTGGGAAGGGTAAAAAAGCAAAAACTCCTGGCTCAGGGAATGAAAGAAGCTGATATTATAAAAAAATTCAGGATTGATACCAGGATTGAAAAAGAAGAAGATATCCTGGAATTTGCAGATATGGTAATTACCAGCACTAACCAGGAAATTAAAGAACAATACGGCATGTATAGAAATAAGGACCTGCCGTCATACATATTGATTCCTCCTGGACTGGATATTGAAAAATTTTATCCCTATTATCATGATCTTCTGCCGGAAAATGAAAAAGACGAAGATGCCATGTATGCCAAGGCATCGGTTATAAAAGAGCTTGACCGCTTTTTTACATACCCGGACAAACCCCTTATACTGTCTATCTGCCGCCCTGATAAGCGGAAAAATATCCAGGGACTAGTCAAGGCTTATGGTGAAGATAAAGAACTGCAGCTTATGGCTAACCTGGCGATTTTTGCAGGAATCCGCAAGGATATTGTGCAAATGGAAGAAAATGAAAAAAATGTTTTAACAGAAATGCTTCTTTTAATGGATAAATATGATCTTTATGGAAAAATGGCTATCCCCAAAAAACACAATTTTCAACATGAAGTTCCTGAGCTTTACAGGATAACAGGCACCAAAAGAGGAGTTTTTATCAACCCTGCCCTGACTGAACCTTTTGGACTTACCCTGCTTGAAGCATCTGCTGCTGGCGTTCCCATTGTAGCTACTAATGACGGAGGGCCTAATGATATAATAAAAAACTGTCAAAATGGACTATTAGTTGATCCAGAAGATACAAAAGCCATTGCCGGGGCATTAAAAAAAATTATTACTGAACCTGATAAATGGGATGTTTATTCAAAAAACGGTATCCAAAATGTAAGAAAATTTTATACCTGGTTATATCATGGAGAACAATATTTAAAACAAATTGAAAAACTTTTTTCAAAAATAAAAGAACCCGGGATTGAAAAAACCAGGCATTTAAATCCTATTGGAAAAAGACTGGCATCACTTAATCATTTTATTGTAAGTGATATTGACAACACCTTAATCGGGGAACATAACCCGGGCCTTGAAGAACTAATAAAACTTTTAGACCAGGAAAAAAATCGTATTGGATTTGCAGTTGCAACAGGCAGAACTGTAAATTCTGCTGTTGAATATCTTCAAGAACATAATGTGCCTGTTCCTGACATAGTAATATCTTCTGTGGGAAGTGAAATATATTATGGAAAAATTCTTCATTATGACAAAGGCTGGGAAACCCACATAAGCAGCAAATGGAAAAGGGACAGGATATTTAATCTTTTAAAACAATTTGATTTCCTGGAATACCAGGAAGAATCCTGCCAGCGCCAGTTCAAGATCAGCTATAACATGGAACCAGGAAAAGACCGCCTGACTGCAATACATAACCTGCTTTTGAAAAATAAATGCCGTTCCCACCTGGTATATTCCCATGAAAAATACCTGGATATTCTTCCTTACCGGGCATCAAAGGGAAAAGCCATCCGCTACCTGAGCTATAAATGGGAGATTCCCCTTAACAACTTCCTGGTTTGCGGAGATTCAGGCAATGATGAAGAAATGCTAAGGGGGGAACCTCTTGGGGTTGTTGTAGGCAATTTCAGTCCAGAACTTCAAAATTTAAAGGGTCATAGAAGGATTTATTTTGCAAACCAGAATTGTGCCCTCGGTATTCTGGAAGCTGTTAAAAAATATAACTTCCTGGAAAAAACAAAAAATTAA
- a CDS encoding AAA family ATPase has protein sequence MKFPYGICDFRKITMKNYFYCDRTDRIPLLEKGEYLLFLRPRRFGKSLLLSMLANYYDVAKKHEFEAMFGKLKIGKNPTELRNKFFILRWDFSCVDPSGNVEDIRKALHDHINSCIKDFVVYYEKFLSVKIEFDPQNAVNSIKSLITSIRKTDYPIYLLIDEYDNFANQIMMGIRREKHELYDALVHEEGPLRTLFKAVKASASESVFDRIFITGVSPVVMSDITSGYNIAENIYLRYQFNDICGFTDNEIEQALKSIAGECELSEDKITEALELMKTYYNGYKFSIDADNFVYNPTLSTYFLKYLYEDWKYPRQMLDGNLATDEAKLEYISQALSGRQMLLDLLRKDRKTVVSEITDRFGIRQMLTDKSKNHEFMAAFLYYFGVLTMKEETPEGKIVLKIPNLVIRGLYAEQICEMLLPEPVERDDGKFAAEKLYQKGDMQPLCDFVEQHYFKVFSNRDYRWANELTVKTAFLTLLYNDILYIMDTETELDRRYADLTMIIRPDMRRFTILDILIEFKFVKLKDADMSGEQARKLTQEELQNMPLMQAQMEDAKIQIKDYGDVLDKRYGNLRLRKYAVVSLGFERLWWEEVIRRKS, from the coding sequence ATGAAATTCCCATATGGCATATGTGATTTCAGAAAAATCACCATGAAAAATTATTTTTACTGCGACCGGACAGACAGGATTCCCCTGCTGGAAAAAGGGGAATATTTATTATTTCTTAGACCCCGCAGATTCGGCAAAAGCCTTCTGCTTTCCATGCTGGCAAATTATTATGATGTTGCAAAAAAGCATGAATTTGAAGCCATGTTCGGGAAATTGAAGATCGGGAAAAATCCAACTGAATTGCGAAATAAATTTTTCATTCTACGCTGGGATTTTTCATGTGTTGATCCTTCAGGAAATGTTGAGGATATCAGAAAAGCTCTGCATGACCATATTAATTCCTGCATTAAAGATTTTGTGGTCTATTATGAAAAATTTTTATCTGTCAAAATTGAATTTGATCCTCAAAATGCTGTAAATTCAATCAAGTCTTTAATAACTTCAATCCGAAAGACCGACTACCCCATTTACCTTCTCATAGACGAATACGACAACTTCGCAAACCAGATCATGATGGGCATACGCCGGGAAAAACATGAGTTATATGATGCCTTGGTTCATGAAGAAGGCCCCCTGAGAACTCTTTTCAAAGCTGTAAAAGCATCGGCTTCGGAATCCGTATTTGACCGGATTTTCATTACCGGTGTTTCCCCTGTGGTCATGAGTGATATTACCAGCGGGTATAATATTGCAGAAAATATCTATCTCAGGTACCAGTTTAACGACATCTGCGGTTTTACAGATAATGAAATTGAACAGGCTCTTAAATCAATTGCAGGAGAATGTGAGCTTTCAGAAGATAAGATTACAGAAGCCCTGGAACTGATGAAAACCTATTATAATGGATATAAATTTTCAATAGATGCTGACAATTTTGTATATAATCCGACATTATCCACATATTTTCTTAAATACCTTTATGAAGACTGGAAATATCCGCGTCAGATGCTGGACGGCAACCTTGCAACTGATGAAGCAAAACTTGAATATATTTCACAGGCATTGTCAGGCAGGCAAATGCTTTTAGACCTGCTGCGTAAGGACAGAAAAACAGTTGTATCTGAAATAACAGACCGTTTCGGCATCAGGCAGATGCTTACTGACAAGAGTAAAAACCATGAATTTATGGCAGCCTTTTTGTATTATTTCGGAGTACTTACCATGAAAGAGGAAACCCCGGAGGGTAAAATCGTGCTGAAAATTCCCAACCTTGTGATCCGGGGACTTTATGCTGAACAAATATGTGAAATGCTGCTGCCTGAACCAGTGGAAAGAGATGATGGAAAATTTGCTGCTGAGAAATTATATCAAAAAGGTGATATGCAGCCCTTATGCGATTTTGTTGAGCAGCACTATTTCAAGGTTTTCAGCAACCGTGATTACAGGTGGGCCAATGAACTGACTGTAAAAACCGCATTTTTGACCCTGCTTTACAATGATATTTTATACATAATGGACACGGAAACCGAACTTGACCGAAGATATGCAGACCTGACAATGATAATCCGGCCTGACATGCGTAGGTTTACCATTTTAGATATTCTTATTGAATTCAAGTTTGTAAAGCTCAAGGATGCAGATATGAGCGGGGAGCAGGCCAGGAAATTGACACAGGAAGAACTGCAAAACATGCCCCTTATGCAGGCTCAGATGGAGGATGCAAAAATTCAGATTAAAGATTACGGGGATGTGCTTGATAAACGCTATGGGAATCTGCGGCTGAGGAAATATGCTGTTGTATCGCTTGGTTTTGAAAGGCTTTGGTGGGAGGAAGTAATCAGGAGGAAATCATGA
- a CDS encoding PfkB family carbohydrate kinase, which produces MILAIGEILYDIFPKYRCIGGAPFNFAYHLKNLGFDIHFISRTGRDEPGESILSYIENSGFDPGDIQIDNQHDTGRVIVKLDDKGIPNFNIIPDAAYDYIALDEKLLNLLNLGPDLIYFGSLIQRTKHGFNELHSILDKKHEKTRCFYDMNLRPGCYKPSIIRSSLEKADILKLNDDELATAGELLEIKQTGHDLVKEIMNIFNISTIALTLGARGSALYIDQNYYKAEPRKAKKIIDTVGAGDAYAAILAEGILRFRKPEILIDRAARLSAKICGIKGALPLENNFYEDFK; this is translated from the coding sequence TTGATTTTAGCTATTGGTGAAATTTTATATGACATATTTCCAAAATACCGCTGTATCGGCGGAGCGCCTTTTAATTTTGCCTATCATCTGAAAAATCTTGGATTTGACATTCATTTTATATCAAGAACAGGCCGGGATGAACCTGGTGAATCAATACTTTCATATATTGAAAATTCAGGATTTGATCCTGGTGATATTCAGATTGATAATCAGCATGATACCGGCAGGGTTATTGTTAAACTGGATGATAAGGGTATTCCAAATTTTAATATTATACCTGATGCTGCCTATGATTATATTGCATTAGATGAAAAACTGCTCAACCTGCTTAATTTGGGGCCTGATCTCATATATTTCGGTTCCCTGATTCAGCGCACAAAACACGGATTTAATGAACTGCACAGCATACTTGACAAAAAACATGAAAAAACCCGCTGTTTTTATGATATGAATCTGCGGCCTGGCTGTTACAAACCCTCTATTATCAGGAGTTCTCTTGAAAAAGCAGATATTCTTAAACTTAATGATGATGAACTTGCAACAGCAGGGGAACTGCTGGAGATTAAACAGACAGGGCATGATCTTGTTAAAGAAATAATGAATATTTTCAATATTTCAACAATTGCATTGACACTTGGTGCCAGGGGAAGTGCTTTATATATTGACCAGAATTATTATAAAGCAGAACCCCGGAAAGCCAAAAAAATTATTGATACTGTGGGTGCAGGTGATGCTTATGCTGCAATACTGGCAGAAGGTATTCTCAGGTTCAGGAAACCTGAGATTCTTATAGACAGAGCTGCCAGGCTTTCAGCAAAAATCTGCGGAATAAAAGGGGCGCTTCCCCTGGAAAATAATTTTTATGAAGATTTCAAATAA